One part of the Halopenitus persicus genome encodes these proteins:
- a CDS encoding PAS domain S-box protein encodes MNSSSENQLRAALNQAGHAIYITDIDGTIQYVNTAFEEVFGYSADEVIGTTPALLSSGEYDDDFYQDLWETILDGETWHHEMVDRTKAGEEVILDQTISPIKTADDEIEGFVAINKDITDKKHREEELTWTNTVLSSLLANLPIGVLVEDANRDILTVNQTFCDLFDIDAPPEALIGHDCAEAAENTKDQFADPGRFVTRNEELLERREPDLEDEFVMADGRTLSRSYVPYPLPEGSGNLWLYQDITQQKTYEQRLTEQRDELNTLNQVLRHDIRNDLQVVTGYLDLLTEYIDGDHDGREYMDRALDSSANAIELTRTARDLADVMLQDDREFTRVPIAATIVSEVEAVRSAYPRADVSYDKPLPERDVLADDLLGSVFRNILKNAVQHNDKDVPTVAVSAHAADQTVTVRVADNGPGIPDDQKSEIFGKDTKGLDSDGTGIGLYLVEKLVTSYEGTVSVEDNTPTGTVCIVELPTAE; translated from the coding sequence ATGAATTCATCCTCGGAGAATCAGCTTCGAGCCGCGCTCAATCAGGCGGGGCATGCGATATATATTACGGACATTGACGGGACGATTCAGTACGTCAACACTGCATTTGAGGAGGTTTTCGGCTACTCTGCAGACGAGGTGATCGGAACGACGCCAGCGTTACTCAGCTCCGGAGAATACGATGACGACTTCTATCAGGACCTCTGGGAGACGATACTCGACGGCGAGACGTGGCATCACGAAATGGTCGATCGGACGAAGGCCGGTGAGGAAGTCATCCTCGATCAGACGATCTCCCCGATTAAAACGGCCGACGACGAGATCGAGGGGTTCGTTGCGATAAATAAAGACATCACTGACAAGAAACACCGTGAAGAGGAACTCACGTGGACGAATACGGTGTTGTCATCACTGTTAGCGAATCTCCCCATCGGCGTGTTAGTCGAAGATGCGAATCGCGATATTCTCACCGTGAATCAGACGTTTTGCGACCTCTTCGACATCGATGCACCCCCTGAAGCGCTTATCGGGCACGATTGTGCTGAAGCCGCGGAGAATACGAAGGATCAGTTTGCGGACCCAGGACGATTCGTCACCCGAAACGAAGAGTTACTCGAACGTCGGGAACCCGATCTCGAAGACGAATTCGTGATGGCAGATGGGCGAACGCTCTCACGGTCCTACGTCCCATACCCGCTCCCGGAGGGAAGCGGAAATCTCTGGCTCTATCAAGATATTACCCAACAGAAAACCTACGAACAACGTCTCACCGAACAACGTGATGAACTCAATACGTTGAACCAAGTGCTTCGTCACGACATTCGCAACGATCTACAGGTGGTCACGGGTTATCTTGACTTACTCACGGAATATATCGATGGGGACCACGACGGCCGGGAGTATATGGATCGCGCACTCGATTCGTCAGCAAACGCGATCGAACTCACACGAACGGCGAGAGATCTCGCAGACGTAATGCTGCAGGATGACCGGGAATTCACACGAGTCCCGATCGCAGCCACGATCGTCAGCGAAGTCGAAGCAGTCCGATCAGCGTATCCACGGGCGGACGTCAGCTACGACAAGCCACTCCCCGAGAGGGACGTTCTGGCCGACGATCTGTTGGGTTCCGTATTCAGAAATATATTGAAAAATGCGGTTCAACACAACGACAAAGACGTACCGACAGTCGCCGTCTCAGCACACGCTGCCGATCAGACTGTTACGGTTCGCGTCGCGGACAACGGCCCGGGCATACCCGATGATCAGAAATCTGAGATCTTCGGCAAGGATACGAAAGGATTAGACAGCGACGGAACTGGAATTGGCCTCTATCTGGTTGAGAAGCTCGTAACGTCCTACGAAGGGACCGTCTCAGTTGAGGACAACACCCCGACCGGAACTGTATGTATTGTTGAGCTGCCGACGGCAGAGTGA
- a CDS encoding Cdc6/Cdc18 family protein, producing MKAFGNEETIFADMDVLNPNEQTYQPESLPEREVELDQIHSALRPATMGSTPLNLIVYGQSGQGKTVGIRLKTDQLQEYADGSEMDLTVVHVRCKGMDGSYHVLTHLVKRLREKRFGPGEELPSGHQRKTLLNMVLENLEEIGGTVIVVLDEIDAIGDDDYILYELPRSNPDGVRLSLIGITNDLQFRENLDADVRSSLGEDEVRFEPYDANQLRNILARRAVGALRDTYFEDDIEDYQHLRSEILSDDTIPLAAALGAQDTGDAREAIRLLFRATRFADDRGETTVTEAHVREARDFLETKAIESGIQTLPNQRMLALMAVTYHGIHGDTPVTTTPIYTQYKTFCEYADVNALSNRRFRDRLNDLADTNVLNKRQGRGRGDENQYSLAVDLETALENLPMESERLGDVATVLREQGGVGTH from the coding sequence ATGAAGGCGTTCGGCAACGAGGAGACCATCTTCGCGGATATGGACGTCCTCAATCCCAACGAGCAGACGTACCAACCGGAGTCGCTGCCGGAGCGCGAGGTCGAACTCGATCAGATCCACTCCGCGCTTCGACCGGCGACGATGGGATCGACCCCGCTCAACCTGATCGTCTACGGGCAATCCGGTCAGGGAAAAACCGTGGGCATCCGACTCAAGACCGACCAGCTCCAGGAATACGCCGACGGCTCGGAGATGGACCTCACCGTCGTCCACGTTCGCTGCAAGGGGATGGACGGGTCCTACCACGTTCTAACGCACCTCGTCAAACGACTTCGGGAGAAGCGATTCGGCCCCGGCGAGGAACTCCCGAGCGGGCATCAGCGGAAGACCCTGCTCAATATGGTGCTCGAGAACCTGGAGGAGATCGGCGGGACGGTGATCGTCGTTCTTGACGAGATCGACGCCATCGGCGACGACGACTACATCCTCTACGAACTTCCGCGATCGAACCCGGACGGGGTTCGGCTCTCGCTGATCGGCATCACGAACGACCTCCAGTTCCGGGAGAACCTCGACGCCGACGTCCGGTCAAGCCTCGGCGAGGACGAGGTTCGATTCGAGCCGTACGACGCGAACCAGCTCCGAAACATCCTCGCACGGCGTGCCGTCGGGGCCCTTCGTGACACGTATTTCGAGGACGACATCGAGGACTACCAGCACCTGCGAAGTGAGATCCTGAGTGACGACACGATACCACTTGCCGCGGCGTTAGGCGCACAGGATACGGGAGACGCTCGCGAGGCGATCCGACTCCTGTTTCGCGCGACCCGGTTCGCCGACGATAGGGGGGAAACGACCGTCACCGAAGCGCACGTCCGTGAGGCACGGGATTTCCTCGAAACGAAGGCCATCGAATCCGGCATTCAGACGCTCCCGAACCAGCGAATGCTCGCGCTGATGGCGGTCACGTATCACGGGATACACGGTGACACACCCGTGACGACGACGCCGATATACACCCAATACAAGACCTTCTGTGAGTACGCGGACGTGAACGCCCTCTCGAACCGCCGATTCCGCGATCGACTCAACGATCTCGCCGACACGAACGTGCTCAACAAGCGGCAGGGGAGAGGTCGTGGCGACGAGAACCAGTACTCGCTCGCCGTCGATCTCGAGACGGCACTCGAAAACCTCCCGATGGAGTCCGAGCGTCTCGGAGACGTGGCGACGGTCCTCCGGGAACAGGGTGGTGTTGGTACTCACTAA
- a CDS encoding cytosine permease, which translates to MSGNNISHEETAEEAAGLSLKGKDIMPKSIEDRSISSFGFLLISVGLYVQLVSFVAGAQVYPALSPLMIIVTVIVGNLAVWVLLVLTGDIGLKHGIPFAVYIRAPFGYLGAHIPALVRALPAVFWFGFQTWLGATALNLIMETLTGYSNLMAIIVVFGLFQILNTALGIDAISKFDWVAAPILIITGIIMEVVLIQRYDLTFAELFSSSGEGGISFLSAVAIMAGAQITMAVNIADFTQFLKRPEGETSWVERNKGSAWAQLFGLVPPMAFFVIVGMTSGIATGEWNPIFVMADVFGGNTILLIFVLAAFVIFAQVASNTGQNLLPPGYVFVNLFPRRISFPTAVTAAGVVGLLIQPWEYADLVPTILLWISALLGPIVGIMIADYYAIRKRELNLDELYDANGQYTYWRNFNPAAMITYVISAGLGLLFPDLAFFVAMLVSIGLYYGLMKLWVLDIYPQSEVAPQPESATVSDD; encoded by the coding sequence ATGAGTGGCAACAACATTTCACACGAGGAGACGGCAGAGGAAGCGGCCGGGCTTAGCCTGAAAGGTAAGGACATTATGCCGAAGTCCATTGAGGACAGAAGCATTTCGAGTTTTGGGTTTCTCCTGATCAGCGTTGGGCTCTACGTGCAGCTTGTCTCGTTCGTCGCCGGCGCACAGGTGTATCCAGCACTGTCCCCGCTGATGATCATCGTAACGGTTATCGTCGGGAATCTTGCCGTGTGGGTACTGCTCGTCTTAACTGGTGATATCGGTCTCAAACATGGTATCCCGTTCGCAGTATACATCCGTGCGCCGTTCGGCTATCTAGGGGCGCATATACCGGCGCTCGTTCGGGCGCTCCCGGCTGTGTTCTGGTTCGGGTTCCAGACATGGCTCGGTGCTACTGCACTGAACCTGATTATGGAGACGTTGACCGGATATTCAAACCTGATGGCGATCATCGTGGTATTCGGCCTGTTCCAAATCCTGAACACAGCACTTGGGATCGACGCCATCTCGAAGTTCGACTGGGTTGCGGCACCAATCCTCATCATCACGGGGATCATTATGGAAGTGGTTCTGATCCAACGGTATGACCTGACCTTCGCCGAACTCTTCTCATCGAGCGGTGAAGGCGGCATCTCCTTCCTCTCCGCAGTGGCCATTATGGCCGGTGCGCAAATTACAATGGCAGTCAATATCGCAGACTTTACGCAGTTCCTCAAGCGGCCCGAAGGCGAGACGAGTTGGGTCGAACGTAACAAGGGGAGTGCATGGGCGCAGTTGTTCGGTTTAGTGCCGCCGATGGCGTTCTTCGTTATCGTTGGTATGACCAGCGGCATCGCAACTGGTGAGTGGAATCCCATCTTCGTTATGGCGGATGTGTTCGGTGGGAACACGATCCTCCTGATATTCGTTTTGGCAGCGTTCGTCATCTTCGCGCAGGTTGCTTCGAACACTGGTCAGAATCTCCTTCCTCCGGGTTATGTGTTCGTGAATCTCTTCCCCCGACGAATTTCGTTCCCGACTGCCGTAACCGCTGCAGGGGTTGTCGGGTTGCTCATCCAGCCGTGGGAGTACGCAGATCTCGTCCCGACAATCCTGCTCTGGATCTCGGCTCTGCTCGGACCAATTGTGGGAATTATGATTGCGGACTACTACGCCATCCGGAAACGTGAACTCAACCTCGATGAGTTGTACGATGCCAATGGCCAGTACACGTACTGGCGGAATTTCAATCCCGCAGCGATGATAACGTATGTGATATCTGCGGGGCTTGGGCTCCTATTCCCCGATCTGGCATTCTTCGTGGCTATGTTGGTGAGTATCGGCCTCTATTACGGCCTAATGAAACTCTGGGTTCTGGACATCTATCCACAGTCCGAGGTCGCACCGCAACCAGAGTCGGCAACAGTGTCCGACGACTAG
- the hydA gene encoding dihydropyrimidinase, which produces MHHTVISGGTVVTPEQTAEMDIGLRNGEIVTLSDAGVLDSGTDRTIDASGQYVFPGFIDSHVHVKIPLGEFVTRDGFAEATRAAAHGGTTTIVPFAIPNPDERPLEAYERRRENADGNVFTNYGLHACLTEVTDTTLDEIPELIERGAASVKMFMVYEGRLMVSHGEIREAFETIEKNDGLALIHAEDEEIIGYLVQQQVEAGETDFSVHPDTHPNVSETTAMWTIADLVEETGCPAFFVHVSTKEAERVLESAADREIPLLAETCPHYLTLTREVYNREDGEKFVCSPPIRSQENNDRLWEMLDRGQIQTVNSDHCGYDTEQKEKYRDDITKMPMGLPGVETRNTVFYTDAVAEGRLSVERFVELTTTNIAKMLGLYPQKGTISVGSDADLVVFDPEETWTLKNDQLQMATDYSPFAGKQMVGRPTTTMVGGEVVVQDGTTVGGKVGEYVPTDGSNAKQTFSSRLHQHQ; this is translated from the coding sequence GTGCATCATACAGTAATTTCGGGTGGGACTGTAGTCACACCTGAACAAACAGCGGAAATGGACATTGGCCTTCGAAACGGAGAGATAGTCACGCTCTCCGATGCCGGGGTTCTTGACAGCGGTACCGACCGAACAATTGACGCGTCGGGGCAGTACGTCTTCCCCGGATTCATCGATTCTCACGTTCACGTGAAAATCCCGCTTGGCGAGTTCGTCACCCGAGACGGATTCGCGGAGGCAACACGGGCAGCGGCTCACGGGGGGACTACGACGATCGTCCCGTTCGCGATTCCTAATCCCGATGAGAGACCACTGGAGGCGTACGAACGGCGTCGCGAAAATGCCGATGGCAATGTCTTCACGAATTATGGCCTCCACGCTTGCCTGACTGAGGTGACTGACACCACACTCGATGAGATACCGGAGCTCATCGAGCGTGGCGCTGCTTCAGTCAAGATGTTTATGGTGTACGAGGGCCGGCTGATGGTCTCACATGGGGAGATACGGGAGGCATTCGAGACTATCGAAAAGAACGATGGGTTAGCGCTGATCCATGCCGAAGATGAGGAGATAATCGGTTATCTAGTCCAACAGCAAGTAGAAGCCGGGGAGACAGATTTCTCGGTTCATCCCGACACGCATCCGAACGTGTCAGAAACGACGGCAATGTGGACCATCGCTGATCTCGTTGAAGAGACCGGTTGCCCGGCGTTCTTCGTTCACGTGAGCACGAAGGAAGCCGAGCGAGTGCTGGAATCAGCTGCCGACCGTGAAATACCGCTCCTTGCTGAAACCTGTCCACATTATCTCACCCTAACACGAGAGGTCTACAACCGCGAAGACGGTGAAAAATTCGTCTGTAGTCCTCCGATTCGCTCCCAGGAGAACAACGACCGTCTCTGGGAGATGCTTGACCGAGGACAGATTCAGACAGTTAACAGCGACCACTGCGGGTACGACACCGAGCAGAAAGAGAAGTACCGTGATGACATCACCAAGATGCCGATGGGGCTGCCCGGTGTCGAAACGCGGAACACAGTCTTCTATACCGATGCAGTGGCGGAAGGACGGCTCTCAGTGGAGCGCTTCGTTGAACTCACCACGACGAATATCGCGAAGATGTTGGGTCTGTATCCACAGAAGGGTACCATCAGCGTCGGTTCTGATGCTGATCTCGTTGTGTTTGACCCTGAGGAGACGTGGACTCTCAAGAACGACCAACTGCAGATGGCGACGGATTACTCTCCGTTTGCCGGAAAGCAAATGGTCGGCCGGCCAACGACCACGATGGTCGGCGGGGAAGTCGTCGTGCAGGACGGAACAACGGTTGGTGGGAAAGTAGGGGAGTACGTCCCCACGGATGGTAGCAACGCGAAACAAACATTCAGCAGTCGACTACATCAACACCAATGA
- a CDS encoding DUF1684 domain-containing protein: MDEHDGVWLLNFNRAYNPFCAYFDVYGCRSYLRESS, from the coding sequence ATGGATGAGCACGACGGCGTTTGGCTTCTCAACTTTAACCGTGCCTACAATCCCTTCTGTGCGTACTTCGACGTCTACGGGTGCCGCTCATACCTTCGAGAATCATCTTGA
- a CDS encoding DUF192 domain-containing protein has protein sequence MNRRLIAVALVLVAAALGLLAVDLWTADDYDRTTVEIEDAETGERLATVDVRIADTFDKRYTGLSETESLDPNEGMLFTYAEPGTHTYVMRNISFAIDIVFIDADGTITTAYSAEPEQEPYTGYDGHGQYVLEVRYGYLEDHGIEVGDRVVIDDSL, from the coding sequence GTGAACCGTCGTCTCATCGCCGTCGCGTTGGTGCTCGTCGCGGCCGCCCTCGGCCTGCTCGCGGTCGACCTGTGGACGGCCGACGACTACGACCGGACCACGGTCGAGATCGAGGACGCGGAAACCGGCGAGCGACTCGCGACCGTCGACGTCCGGATCGCCGACACCTTCGACAAGCGCTATACCGGACTCTCCGAGACCGAGTCGCTCGATCCGAACGAGGGGATGTTGTTCACCTACGCGGAGCCGGGCACCCACACCTACGTGATGCGAAACATATCCTTCGCGATCGACATCGTCTTCATCGACGCCGACGGGACGATCACGACGGCCTACTCGGCCGAGCCCGAGCAGGAGCCCTACACGGGATACGACGGTCACGGCCAGTACGTCCTCGAGGTCCGGTACGGCTACCTCGAGGACCACGGGATCGAGGTCGGGGACCGCGTGGTGATCGACGACTCGCTGTGA